One part of the Streptococcus sp. oral taxon 431 genome encodes these proteins:
- the pfkB gene encoding 1-phosphofructokinase has protein sequence MIYTVTLNPSIDYIVRLDKVEVGSVNRMDSDDKFAGGKGINVSRVLKRLDIPNTATGFIGGFTGKFITDTLAEEHIETRFVQVAEDTRINVKIKADQETEINGTGPTVEAEQLEELKAILSSLTAEDTVVFAGSSAKNLGNVIYKDLIALTRQTGAQVVCDFEGQTLIDSLDYQPLLVKPNNHELGAIFGVKLESLDEIEKYARELLAKGAQNVIISMAGDGALLVTSDGAYFAKPIKGTVKNSVGAGDSMVAGFTGEFVKSKDAVEAFKWGVACGTATTFSDDLATAAFIKETYEKVEVEKR, from the coding sequence ATGATTTATACAGTCACACTAAATCCATCTATTGACTACATTGTCCGTCTGGATAAAGTGGAAGTTGGTAGTGTCAATCGTATGGACAGTGATGATAAGTTTGCTGGTGGTAAGGGAATCAATGTTAGCCGTGTCTTGAAACGCTTGGATATTCCAAATACAGCGACAGGCTTCATCGGTGGCTTTACAGGTAAATTTATCACTGATACTTTGGCTGAAGAGCATATTGAAACACGCTTTGTCCAAGTAGCAGAAGATACGCGTATCAACGTCAAGATAAAAGCAGATCAAGAAACAGAAATCAATGGGACTGGTCCTACTGTTGAAGCTGAACAACTTGAAGAGTTAAAAGCTATTCTTTCAAGTTTAACAGCAGAAGATACAGTTGTCTTTGCGGGTTCGAGTGCAAAAAACTTAGGCAATGTCATTTATAAGGATTTGATTGCCTTGACTCGTCAGACAGGCGCTCAAGTAGTCTGTGACTTTGAAGGTCAAACCTTGATTGATAGTTTGGATTATCAACCACTTTTGGTCAAACCAAATAATCATGAACTGGGAGCTATCTTTGGAGTCAAGCTTGAAAGCCTTGATGAAATAGAGAAATACGCTCGAGAATTGCTAGCTAAAGGTGCTCAAAACGTAATTATCTCTATGGCTGGCGATGGAGCACTTCTGGTAACATCGGATGGAGCATACTTTGCTAAACCGATCAAGGGAACAGTGAAAAACTCAGTGGGTGCTGGTGACTCGATGGTTGCTGGATTTACTGGTGAGTTTGTCAAATCAAAAGACGCAGTAGAAGCCTTCAAATGGGGAGTGGCTTGTGGAACAGCAACAACCTTCTCAGATGACTTGGCGACTGCAGCATTTATTAAAGAGACTTATGAAAAAGTTGAGGTAGAAAAAAGATGA
- a CDS encoding DeoR/GlpR family DNA-binding transcription regulator yields MLKTERKKLILEELGKHKVVTLEKLVGLLDTSESTVRRDLDELESKNKLRRVHGGAELPHSLQEEETIQEKSVKNLQEKKLIAQKAASLIKEKDVIFVDAGSTTAFLIKELERKDITVVTNSIHHAVQLVDKQIPTVIIGGGVKMTTDASIGGVALNQINQLHFDRAFIGMNGVDEGYYTTPDMEEGAVKRAILENAKQTYVLADSSKVGQSCFAKVAPIKRAIVITSKGHELLSAIKEKTEVIEV; encoded by the coding sequence GTGCTAAAAACTGAGAGAAAAAAGTTGATTTTAGAGGAGCTGGGTAAACATAAAGTCGTTACTTTAGAGAAATTAGTAGGCTTGCTAGATACTTCAGAATCAACAGTTAGACGCGATTTAGATGAATTGGAGTCTAAAAATAAACTTCGCCGAGTGCATGGAGGAGCAGAGTTGCCTCACTCCTTGCAAGAAGAAGAAACCATTCAAGAGAAATCTGTCAAAAACCTTCAAGAGAAAAAATTGATTGCGCAGAAAGCAGCTTCCCTCATCAAAGAAAAAGATGTTATCTTTGTGGATGCAGGAAGTACAACAGCCTTTCTCATTAAGGAATTGGAGCGAAAAGACATTACTGTTGTGACCAACTCCATTCACCATGCGGTTCAATTAGTGGATAAGCAAATCCCGACAGTTATTATTGGCGGTGGGGTTAAAATGACAACTGATGCCAGCATCGGTGGTGTCGCGCTTAATCAGATTAACCAACTTCACTTTGATCGTGCCTTTATCGGAATGAACGGTGTGGATGAAGGTTATTATACAACTCCAGATATGGAGGAGGGAGCTGTTAAGCGTGCTATTCTAGAAAATGCCAAACAAACCTATGTCTTGGCGGATTCGTCTAAGGTTGGTCAGTCTTGTTTCGCTAAGGTCGCCCCTATAAAACGAGCTATTGTCATTACAAGCAAGGGTCACGAACTCTTGTCAGCTATCAAAGAGAAAACGGAGGTTATCGAAGTATGA
- a CDS encoding Nramp family divalent metal transporter, protein MSSHKKVSLSEINQSIDTPNNNHFWQNLKAFLGPGALVAVGYMDPGNWITSVVGGASYKYSLLFVILISSLIAMQLQQMAGKLGIVTQMDLAQATAHHSPKWLRYSLWVILELALMATDLAEVLGSAIALNLLFKIPIMIAILLTVLDVFLLLLLMKFGFKKIEAIVTTLILTILAIFTYLVALSHPSFQGIVEGYLPNATLFESPLPGHESQLTLALGIVGATVMPHNLYLHSSLSQTRKINHKDKNDVRKAVRFMTWDSNLQLSLAFVVNSLLLILGAALFFGHASEISAFSQMYNALQDSTIAGAIASSTLSTLFALALLASGQNSTITGTLTGQIVMEGFLHMRLPQWFIRLATRLFALLPVMIVAVLFGHQEKTLDQLLVYSQVFLSIALPFSIFPLIYLTSKKSLMGEFTNAKWNTILGYIVSIILTVLNVKLLFDIF, encoded by the coding sequence ATGTCTTCTCATAAAAAAGTGTCACTCTCTGAGATTAATCAATCTATCGATACTCCAAATAACAATCATTTCTGGCAAAATTTAAAGGCCTTTTTAGGTCCGGGTGCTCTTGTCGCAGTTGGTTATATGGATCCAGGAAACTGGATTACCAGTGTAGTCGGTGGTGCTTCCTATAAGTATAGTCTCTTGTTTGTTATCTTGATTTCATCTCTCATTGCCATGCAACTTCAGCAGATGGCAGGAAAGCTTGGTATTGTAACCCAGATGGACCTGGCTCAAGCAACGGCTCATCATTCACCTAAATGGCTTCGTTATAGTCTATGGGTGATTTTAGAATTAGCCTTGATGGCGACAGATCTGGCAGAAGTTCTAGGTTCAGCGATTGCTCTCAATCTTCTCTTTAAGATTCCGATTATGATAGCCATCCTTTTGACGGTTCTAGATGTCTTTCTCTTATTGCTTTTGATGAAATTTGGCTTTAAGAAGATTGAAGCTATTGTGACAACACTGATTTTAACGATTTTAGCAATCTTTACTTATCTGGTAGCTTTGTCACATCCAAGCTTCCAAGGAATCGTTGAGGGTTATCTACCGAATGCAACCTTATTTGAAAGTCCTTTGCCAGGGCATGAAAGTCAATTAACCTTGGCGTTAGGTATCGTGGGTGCGACAGTGATGCCCCATAACCTCTATTTGCATTCTTCCTTGTCTCAAACTCGGAAAATCAATCACAAGGACAAGAATGATGTTCGAAAAGCCGTGCGCTTTATGACCTGGGATTCAAATCTCCAATTATCCTTGGCCTTTGTGGTTAACTCCCTTCTATTAATTCTCGGGGCGGCTCTCTTTTTCGGCCATGCATCTGAGATTTCTGCCTTCTCTCAAATGTATAATGCCTTGCAGGATTCTACTATTGCAGGAGCTATAGCTAGCTCGACCTTATCAACCTTGTTTGCCTTGGCTTTATTAGCCAGTGGTCAAAATTCGACAATTACGGGTACCTTGACTGGACAAATCGTTATGGAAGGTTTCTTGCATATGAGATTACCTCAATGGTTCATTCGTTTGGCAACTCGTCTCTTTGCCTTGTTGCCTGTCATGATTGTAGCGGTTCTGTTTGGTCATCAGGAAAAAACATTGGATCAGTTATTGGTTTATTCACAAGTCTTTCTTTCGATTGCTCTTCCATTTTCAATCTTCCCACTGATTTATCTAACTTCTAAGAAATCACTGATGGGAGAATTTACCAATGCCAAATGGAATACTATCCTTGGTTATATTGTTTCCATTATCTTAACTGTTCTCAATGTGAAATTGCTATTTGATATTTTTTAA
- a CDS encoding PTS fructose transporter subunit IIABC, protein MKIQDLLRKDVMLLDLQATEKTAAIEEMIHSLVEHGYVTDFETFKEGILAREALTSTGLGDGIAMPHSKNAAVKEATVLFAKSNKGVDYESLDGQPTDLFFMIAAPEGANDTHLAALAELSQYLMKDGFADKLRQVTSADQVIDLFNQASEKDQEPVQAPANESGDFIVAVTACTTGIAHTYMAQEALQKVAAEMGVGIKVETNGASGVGNKLTSEDIRKAKAVIIAADKAVEMDRFDGKPLVNRPVADGIRKTEELINLALSGNAEVYRAANGVQASTASNEKQSVGGAFYKHLMSGVSQMLPFVIGGGIMIALAFLIDGAMGVPNDSLGNLGSYHELASMFMKIGGAAFGLMLPVFAGYVAYSIAEKPGLVAGFVAGAIAKEGFAFGKIPYAQGGEATSALAGVSSGFLGALVGGFIAGALVLLVKKYVKVPRSLEGAKSILLLPLFGTILTGFVMLAVNIPMAAINTGMNNFLCGLEGGSAVLLGVVLGGMMAVDMGGPVNKAAYVFGTGTLAATVSTGGSVAMAAVMAGGMVPPLAIFVATLLFKDKFTKEERNSGLTNIVMGLSFITEGAIPFGAADPARAIPSFILGSAVAGGLVGLAGIKLMAPHGGIFVIALTTNALLYLVFVLVGALVSGVVYGYLRKPLEK, encoded by the coding sequence ATGAAAATTCAGGATTTATTGAGAAAAGATGTCATGTTGCTTGATTTGCAAGCAACTGAAAAAACAGCAGCTATCGAAGAAATGATTCATAGCTTGGTAGAGCACGGATATGTGACAGATTTTGAAACTTTTAAAGAAGGAATCTTAGCGCGTGAAGCTTTGACTTCTACAGGTTTGGGTGATGGTATTGCAATGCCACACAGCAAAAACGCTGCTGTCAAAGAAGCGACTGTTCTCTTTGCTAAATCAAACAAGGGTGTTGACTACGAAAGTTTAGATGGACAACCAACTGACCTCTTCTTTATGATTGCTGCTCCAGAAGGTGCCAATGATACTCACTTGGCTGCCTTGGCAGAATTGTCACAATATTTGATGAAAGACGGCTTTGCTGACAAACTTCGTCAAGTAACATCAGCTGATCAAGTTATTGACCTCTTTAACCAAGCTTCAGAAAAAGATCAAGAGCCAGTACAAGCTCCTGCGAATGAATCTGGTGACTTTATCGTTGCTGTAACTGCTTGTACAACAGGAATTGCCCACACATACATGGCACAAGAAGCTCTTCAAAAAGTGGCCGCGGAAATGGGTGTCGGTATCAAGGTTGAAACCAATGGTGCTAGCGGTGTTGGCAACAAATTGACATCAGAAGATATTCGTAAGGCTAAAGCTGTTATCATCGCTGCAGATAAGGCAGTTGAAATGGATCGTTTCGATGGCAAACCATTGGTAAATCGTCCAGTTGCAGATGGTATTCGTAAGACAGAAGAGTTGATCAACTTGGCTCTTTCTGGTAATGCTGAAGTATATCGTGCTGCTAATGGAGTGCAAGCTTCAACAGCATCTAACGAAAAACAAAGTGTCGGTGGTGCTTTCTACAAACACTTGATGAGTGGTGTATCTCAAATGTTGCCATTCGTTATCGGTGGTGGTATCATGATTGCCCTTGCCTTCTTAATTGATGGTGCTATGGGTGTGCCAAACGATAGCCTCGGAAATCTTGGATCTTACCATGAACTCGCTTCTATGTTCATGAAAATTGGTGGTGCGGCCTTTGGTTTGATGCTTCCAGTATTTGCAGGATATGTTGCTTACTCAATCGCTGAAAAACCAGGTTTGGTAGCAGGTTTCGTAGCTGGAGCTATTGCCAAAGAAGGTTTTGCCTTTGGTAAAATCCCTTACGCTCAAGGTGGTGAAGCAACTTCAGCTCTTGCAGGTGTATCATCAGGTTTCCTAGGAGCCCTTGTTGGTGGATTTATCGCTGGTGCCTTAGTTCTCTTGGTTAAGAAATACGTGAAGGTTCCACGTTCTCTTGAAGGTGCTAAATCAATCCTTCTCTTGCCACTTTTTGGAACAATCTTGACAGGATTTGTTATGCTGGCTGTGAACATCCCTATGGCTGCTATCAACACCGGTATGAACAACTTCCTTTGTGGTCTTGAAGGTGGTTCGGCTGTCCTTCTAGGAGTCGTTCTTGGAGGAATGATGGCTGTCGATATGGGTGGACCTGTTAATAAAGCAGCTTATGTCTTCGGTACTGGTACTCTTGCAGCAACAGTGTCAACAGGTGGTTCAGTAGCCATGGCAGCGGTTATGGCTGGAGGAATGGTTCCACCACTTGCAATCTTTGTCGCAACTCTTCTTTTCAAAGATAAATTCACCAAAGAAGAACGTAACTCTGGTTTGACAAATATCGTAATGGGCTTGTCATTCATCACTGAAGGTGCGATTCCGTTTGGTGCAGCTGACCCAGCTCGTGCTATCCCAAGCTTTATCCTTGGTTCAGCAGTAGCAGGTGGACTTGTTGGTCTTGCAGGAATCAAACTGATGGCACCTCACGGAGGAATCTTCGTTATCGCTCTTACAACAAATGCCCTTCTTTACCTTGTCTTTGTCTTGGTAGGAGCACTTGTTAGTGGTGTAGTTTATGGTTACCTTCGTAAACCATTAGAAAAATAA